GTGGGGCAGGGCCCGAACACGCCCCGGTCCTCGTTGAGTTCCACCAGCGCCAGCGCGGTCGTGAGGCGGCCGTAGCGACGTGAGGCCATGTCGTCGGCGGCGAGTTCGACCAGCCGGTGCATCTCGTCGCGGAACGCGGCGAAGACCGGCACCTGCGGAAACCCGTTGGCCAGCGCGGCCGAGGAGTGCAGCAGCCAGTCGTGCCGGGCCCGCGCGTGCCCCTGCTCATGGGCGAGCACGGCGTCCAGCTGCTTGCCCTTGAGTCGGCGCAACGCGGCCGTGGTGATGACCAGTTGGGGCGCGGTCCCGGGCAGCCACCAGGCGTCCGAGCGTTCACCCTCCAGGACCACCAGCCGGTCGCTGCCGGGCTCCTCGCCGGGCAACAGCGGGGCCCGCACGAGCAGTTCGGCCTGGCTGTGCCGACGGCGCGCCCGCGCCCGGACCACCTCCCGAACCAGCATCGCCGCGCTCCACACCCCACCGCAGGCCAGCGCCACGGCGGTCGCCGCGGCCCACG
The Streptomyces sp. CGMCC 4.7035 DNA segment above includes these coding regions:
- a CDS encoding M56 family metallopeptidase; the protein is MMVPAALLLLGALTAVLAPRLLARADWPDREPVVALWVWQCVVAAVLVCCALSMTLSAAAAWVAVRGHVFAPAPHSVVDAYALSTGSPWAAATAVALACGGVWSAAMLVREVVRARARRRHSQAELLVRAPLLPGEEPGSDRLVVLEGERSDAWWLPGTAPQLVITTAALRRLKGKQLDAVLAHEQGHARARHDWLLHSSAALANGFPQVPVFAAFRDEMHRLVELAADDMASRRYGRLTTALALVELNEDRGVFGPCPTPQAHVPQRVHRLLTPPDRLPAAHRLRLTATAALVPVIPVLVAFVPGLRALG